A stretch of DNA from Micromonospora sp. NBC_01813:
CCACCTGTCCTTCGGCGGCCAGACAGAGATCCAGCGCCGCGGCTCCGAACCGGCGGATGTCGCGCACCTTCGGCATCAGGCCCACGAGCACCCGCGCCTGGTGCACCCGCCGGGCCGCGTCGTAGCCGAACCCCGTGGCGACCAGGGACTGGGCCAGGTCGGTCTGGGCGGACCCGTGCAGTCGCTCGCCGTCACGAAACGCGCCGCCGCCGACGGTGGCGGTCCATTCCGCCCCGGTGGCGGCGTTACGCACCACCCCGGCGACCACCCGGCCGTCCACCTCCGCCGCCAGCGACACGGCGTAGTTCGGCAGCCCGTACAGGTAGTTCACCGTGCCGTCGATCGGGTCGAGAATCCAGCGCACCCGGGCCGGTGCCGCCGGAACCGCGTCGCCGTACTCCTCGCCCAGCACGGCGTCGTCCGGACGCAGCTCGCGCAGCGCCGCGACGACCTGGCGCTCGACGGCGCGGTCCGCGGCGGTCACCACGTCGGTGGCGGTGCTCTTGGTCGCCAGCCCGGAGACCCCGGCCAGGCGCATCTCGCTCGCGGTCCGGGCCGCCTCCCGTGCCACCTCGACCGCGATCTTCATCAGCTCGGCCGGATCCGGTTCCTGCTCAGTCATGACCCCCCTGTCGCCCATCGGCCGGGTGGTCAGGGACAATCACCCGTACGGCAGGGGTAACATCCTGTCAAAGTCTACGTTCGGCCCATGTCGGTGGCCCCCGACCGGCGGCTGGCGCGCACGTGGCGGGATGATCCCCGCAAACGGCGTTACAATTCACGCCTGCCCTCGTGTCACGGTTCACCGGCCCGGCCGATGTAGCGTCACGGGGGTCACACAATCACAACCGGCACGTCGCTCCGCGCTGCGGTGGCCGGTCCGGCCGTGCTCGATCATCGCCTCCGGAAGGTCATTCGTGACAGAACTCCGCCACACCGGCGCCGACGTACGCTCGCTAACCGACACCCTGATCGCACATGCCGAACGGGCGGGTGGTCAGCTCACGTCGGCCGAGGTCGCACGGACGGTCGAGTCCGCCGAGGTGACCCCGGCCCAGGCAAAGAAGATCCTGCGGGCGCTCTCCGACGCCGGCATCACCGTGGTGGTGGACGGCTCGGCCAGCACCCGACGACGGGTCACGGCGGCGCGGGCCGCCACCCCGGCGTCCAAGGCCACGACCGCCAAGACC
This window harbors:
- a CDS encoding inositol monophosphatase family protein, encoding MTEQEPDPAELMKIAVEVAREAARTASEMRLAGVSGLATKSTATDVVTAADRAVERQVVAALRELRPDDAVLGEEYGDAVPAAPARVRWILDPIDGTVNYLYGLPNYAVSLAAEVDGRVVAGVVRNAATGAEWTATVGGGAFRDGERLHGSAQTDLAQSLVATGFGYDAARRVHQARVLVGLMPKVRDIRRFGAAALDLCLAAEGQVDAYYEKGLNLWDHAAGGLVAAEAGLLVAGLAAAPVGPDMVVAAPPALFSALQEQLIRLDAAGGP